The following DNA comes from Mercenaria mercenaria strain notata unplaced genomic scaffold, MADL_Memer_1 contig_4320, whole genome shotgun sequence.
gggcggaccgtatgttctccgagacgatttgataaaagacattatgtctaaaatcatttgtcgtccacctctgatttatgtggagaatttgtcagttacttgcggagaacaggtttgtactggtacagaatccaggaacactgtttagctTAACAGtcagccgttacataactgaaatactgctgaaaaacggtgttagacccaaaacaaacaaaacaaatacaatcaAATATACCCGAATACAATTAAGAACGGCAGGAACTCGAAATGTGTTCTATTTTGTTTGCTGCCTAATCTACGTGAATATAAATGTATTGTATTAAATCCCTAACATGAAGACTATACAGATGTTAAGTACATGTAACATCGTGAACACGTCTGTGGTGCAAACTGTACAGACAAAAAAGGCCATTTTTAGAATTTGCACATACATacactgaaaatatgaaataaacaacgagGACAAAATAGGACAATGCCATGGAACTTCCAGTGGCAAAAAAAACTCCACTTTAAAACGGTTCAAGTcaaatatgatgagaaacatgATTTTGCAGAAATTCGCAATCAATCATGCGTTGTGACAATGCGAAGAGTCAATATCTCACTAGTCCTTCGTTAGACGATGTATATACTAAAGGTAACATGTCTGGAGGACgacaaaatgtataattttccTTGCTTGACAGTATATTTTAgctaagaaatgaaatgattttgttCGGTGTTCacgcgaaatgaacgacagaataggatcggcaaatccatgaattgcgcaagcaattcatgtttaatttgccgatcctatgcTGACAATTGATTctgaccaagatcagtctgcacatccgcgcaATCTGTTACTGGTCTTcactgaacaccccttcaaataattaatggttctgcccaaattgaatgatggaccagtccattttataaatctagtaggctaaaggttaacaattgttttttttagatttggattCACTGCACCACCAACAGGATTCAGAACACGACGGGATTTAAGAACTCTAACAGACGAAGAATGGAATAGAACTGTAAACGTTTTCCTTGAAATGTATAAGGTATAGTTCTTGTTCCTTGCATGCTAAGTACAAAGTCAATGCACAGAAGACGCCGACCAGTATTGATATGACAACGCTTCCAAGTATTAAAAAAAGATAGGAAAACCACAGATCGCCAAACACgatataaacgaaaatgttgcaggctcggtttgattgattaagccttatttctgtttaaaagtaatatttaagattAAGTAAGGAATAAATTGGTGTTTTAAAGCAATTTATAGTTTGTATTCTCCTGCCGAATATTAACAGAATTAAGAACAGAACGCacatttttaattcaatatcttaTATTAAAATATGTGTTATTTTACTTGACCATATTAAATAATACTATGATATTAGAAATTTACGAAAAAACTTATatccatataatatatatatatatatatatatatatatatatatatatatatatatatatatatatatatatatatatatataatatttgtattattcATGTGAATGATTTTAGCAAATCTcgttttttcttttgtattacaGAGTGGTACTCTTCGCGCATTTGGACGCTTGCATTCTGAAGTAAATAAAAAGGCTCATAAAGGAGCGGCATTTCTTGTGTGGCATAGAGTATTCTTAACACAGTATGCATCAAATTTATTCTGTGTAAATTACAGTACTATGTTTTCGTACTgatgtttttaaatattgattttaagttCAGGCCGCACAGGTATTAGTCAATTACGAGTTATAATCTGTGTACTCAATTGTTTTGGTGACATTAGATGTACTAAATATAAACGCATCGTTTTATGGACAAtatttaatgatttcagactttagcttttactttttgaaatagtATATCGACAGTCGGCTTTAGCAGATACTTCAATTTGAGCTCTGTAACAGCAAAACGTACTTCTCTCGGCTGATTAAATCAGTTGTATTCTAAAATGTCTGCTGACTTTAAAAAAAAGCCAGGCAGAAGTTCCTTCGTAACGATACTTCTTAAACATTTCTTCCACTCAGCGGCGTATGATTAAATACAAGCAAAAACTCTTTCTTTGGCTGTGACGTAGgtgacacaaaataaaaacaaacaaaaactgtaaTTTTGTCAATATACAAGGGAATAACAACATCaaaactggcagaaatcagccaccatgtTTATATCCTGTTGCCTCAATATTCGGAATACTACAGTCTTCTTTCGTTTTTACGAGCCAGTAAGACACCTTATTATAAAAGACATAGATATATCAATATCTGTTCATTAATTATTTGATGCTTGTAAACATCAAGTATTTCAAACAACTTTTGTTCTTCTATGTCATGACATAAGTTAACCGTTGGTACATCATGTCAAATAAAGTAATCAAAAGCAACAAAATTAGAAAGATGTACATACTTCCCTTTCAGTTTTGAGGAAGAAATGCGAAAAATTGATCCTAGTGTATCTCTCCCTTACTGGGACAGCTCTGCTGACTTCTATATAGCCAAGCCAACAGAGTCTGTTGTCTGGAGTGACTGTTTCATGGGCTCAGGGAACGGTGCCATTTCAGGATATTTCGAAAACTTTTACGGGACACATTATTCATATATCACCAGAAATGCAAGCCGTGACTGCAAAGGGAAACTAATAAGTCTGGACGACGTGAACAAGCTTCtgcaattttgtcattttaaggtATGTTTACAGGGATAGGAATATTTCGAGCTTACTACAtgtctataattttgtaaatgtttcagattttctatttttcaaaaccaAGGAAAAATATCAATTAGGGATAACAACTTTCCAAGAACTTTAATGTTCATCAGTCATATTGTTTTATTCTAGCAGACTTTAATTTAACTTCTATTCATAAATGTACACACCTTATACGCTTTTCAATCGTCGTAGATAACTTGAATACTGAGGTGTGCTTGTTCGTACCATTAACTGGCTGTAAAACGTTACTTGCAAATGTAGCTACCAACCAGTGTTTCCTTTACATTTAAGTATATGTGCAACACATACATGTTTTACTATAAAATCAGTTATTTTAACGATGGCACATTTCGAGAAACGAGCAGTGttacaattttaacattaatCTTCGCGTAAGGCTTTTCATGAGAATtgaataaaaagcaaaattaCCAAAACATGACTAagaaacaaatttatataaatttgtttatcacataaattgttaattttttagttcatttttgtttcttaaatgcaATTATTTAATGTATAAATTGCAGGATATAACAACTGGTAAACAAACAGAGGACGAGTACCAAAACCAAAAGCATAATCTTGAGCTATTGCATGATATGGTACATGATTGGGTGGGAGGAGATATGGGAAAAATTAGTAACTCTGCGTTTGATCCAATATTTTTTATGCACCATGCATACGTCGACTACATTTTTGAAGAGTTTAGGCAACATCAAGCAACAAGGTAACATTATATTTCTAGTTCAAGTATTAAGGTGCCGTATGGTAGTTTTGTGTACTTTATCTGGTGTACTATCTTCTTTCAATGTCAAAGTTTCATAACTCATATTTTAATAATTCGATATTACATTGAAGAAAGAAAACCCCCATCAACTCtgttttaaactaaatattgTTAGTTTGATGACAGGTTAATCTCTCAACTATTAGTACTgctatttaatttatatatctaAGCGATATGTTAAACAAATGACTTTTGACTTTAACTGAtaaaatgtgtaacattttgattagcgcaaatttttttttcgtatatTATCCATATGACCTTATATTATTTTCGAGCTTAGACGATTTATCAATTCATAAATTGTTACCCTTTTCTTTGTATCCTTAATATATGTATTATGCTCTTTTAGCATATTCTAATTTCATTTCTCTATACTATTCATGCTGGTAGTTGCGACGATGTAAACTTAGAACGGGATTATCGCCCTCCGGATGACCTTTGCCAAACATGCAGCGATACTGATACCCAAGGACATGGGCGTTACGATACAATGTGGGGATATAATCATATTCGAAACATCGATGGACTCTGGTTAAATTGGACTACAGAATTTTATAATTACGAACCCAGACCTTCATGTCCCGACACCTGCAGCGGCAAGTACTTGTACTGCGACAAAAGTTTCAACATTTCGATGTATCCTGATGGAATCTGCGTAACTAGAACAAAGGATGAATTCACCTGTAACAAACTGCGTGTTAAGAGAGACGCAAATTTCTTGACGCCCTCAATCTCCTGTGATACTTCGGGAATCAAATTTGAACTTTTACACGGCGACGGTACAAATAACAGCATGTCGGTAAAGACCGCTTCggaaaaacttaaaatgttcttCAGTGAGTTATATACTATTTATTGTCATAACTGTTTATGGTAATATGCGACATGTACTGTCTTCAGCCTTTGCTCAGATAGTATTAGGAAGGTAAAACATCCTTTggctttatgtttttgttatttagaTAATAAAGGTGCATTTAAAGTTCGTATTGTAATGCTTTGAAATATTAAGCCGCTGTATATCAGGATGACTTTACATTAGAAATCTGCTTACTCAAATTTGATACAATGATTAAAATGAAATAGTCAGCGTAGCTTcgaaaatatcagtttctttatttgttaatgtttttatttatcttCTCCTTTCTAAAGCTAGTTTCATTGGCATTGAAACATCTATCAAAGAGGACGAAAGCGAATCAACGCCTAGCGCCACAGGTATCATATTCGGGATCGTCCTGGGCATGGTGATAATTGTGTTGATAGCCTATATATGTCGTAAGTATGCACAATCGAGTGAGGGAAGAGCATACACTACGACAAGTACTCAGTGTGCTCTGTAATCGTCATTTACAGTATAACAGAAAAAAGACATAAATCATTGTTAAAACAAGGCGGACATTACAAATTGAGTGGATACACTTATCTGATGAAGTGTACTTTATTAGTTATTATTGAACCAAACATAACATTCCTTCATTatgaatgaaacaaaatttaatttgattttattccatttt
Coding sequences within:
- the LOC128553786 gene encoding putative tyrosinase-like protein tyr-3 encodes the protein MVHDWVGGDMGKISNSAFDPIFFMHHAYVDYIFEEFRQHQATSCDDVNLERDYRPPDDLCQTCSDTDTQGHGRYDTMWGYNHIRNIDGLWLNWTTEFYNYEPRPSCPDTCSGKYLYCDKSFNISMYPDGICVTRTKDEFTCNKLRVKRDANFLTPSISCDTSGIKFELLHGDGTNNSMSVKTASEKLKMFFTSFIGIETSIKEDESESTPSATGIIFGIVLGMVIIVLIAYICRKYAQSSEGRAYTTTSTQCAL
- the LOC128553785 gene encoding putative tyrosinase-like protein tyr-3, whose amino-acid sequence is MYKSGTLRAFGRLHSEVNKKAHKGAAFLVWHRVFLTHFEEEMRKIDPSVSLPYWDSSADFYIAKPTESVVWSDCFMGSGNGAISGYFENFYGTHYSYITRNASRDCKGKLISLDDVNKLLQFCHFKVCLQG